In Vibrio celticus, one genomic interval encodes:
- a CDS encoding sigma-54-dependent transcriptional regulator yields MCHVYFIDDESDLRMAIEQSFELADIDAEFFPDAESALLAIQENGLPHVIITDICLPGLSGHDLLNTVMHKDKEIPVIMITGHGDISMAVQAIQYGAYDFIEKPFANERLVETTKRAIEKRQLTLENLELKRSLKASQALGPRIIGDTQSMTELRSIITHVADTNADILLFGETGTGKELVARSLHEQSSRREQNFVAVNCGAVPENLIESELYGHEKGAFTGAESKRVGKFEFAQGGTLFLDEIESMPMQAQIRLLRVLQERVIERVGSNGLVPLDIRVIAATKVDLKKAAEEGTFRQDLYYRLNVVTLDLPPLRSRQEDIPALFHHFLLVAAARYGKTAPALPQKELHALLAHDWPGNVRELRNTAERFVLLGKLSHLSDSATETTQELSLAELVSDFEKNTLKQALIECNGSIKETMERLQLPRKTLYDKMQKHQLTKESYKVEPN; encoded by the coding sequence ATGTGTCACGTCTATTTCATTGATGATGAATCCGATCTAAGAATGGCGATTGAACAGAGCTTCGAGCTCGCCGACATTGATGCCGAATTCTTTCCCGACGCGGAGTCTGCTCTGCTCGCGATTCAAGAAAACGGCTTACCTCACGTGATCATCACTGATATCTGTTTACCGGGTCTATCCGGGCATGATCTGCTCAACACAGTAATGCACAAAGACAAAGAGATCCCCGTGATCATGATTACTGGTCACGGCGATATTTCAATGGCCGTTCAAGCCATCCAATACGGCGCCTATGACTTCATTGAAAAACCTTTCGCTAATGAACGCCTAGTCGAAACCACCAAGCGAGCGATAGAAAAACGTCAGCTCACCCTTGAGAACCTTGAGTTAAAACGTTCACTTAAGGCCAGCCAAGCACTTGGTCCAAGGATCATTGGTGACACGCAATCAATGACGGAGCTGCGATCTATCATCACTCACGTTGCCGATACCAATGCCGACATATTGCTATTTGGCGAAACAGGTACAGGCAAAGAATTAGTTGCACGTTCTCTGCATGAACAAAGCAGTAGGCGAGAACAAAACTTCGTCGCGGTCAATTGCGGTGCGGTCCCTGAAAACCTGATTGAGAGTGAACTGTATGGCCATGAGAAAGGGGCATTCACTGGCGCGGAAAGCAAACGAGTGGGTAAATTTGAATTTGCTCAAGGCGGAACTCTATTCTTAGATGAAATTGAGTCTATGCCAATGCAGGCACAAATTCGCTTGTTGCGCGTCTTGCAAGAGCGTGTCATCGAAAGGGTTGGGTCTAATGGTTTAGTCCCTCTAGACATTCGAGTGATTGCGGCAACTAAAGTCGACCTAAAGAAAGCCGCTGAAGAAGGCACTTTCCGCCAAGATCTCTATTACCGACTCAATGTTGTGACCCTAGATTTACCACCGTTAAGAAGCCGACAAGAAGATATCCCAGCACTCTTCCACCACTTCTTACTGGTCGCTGCGGCGCGTTATGGCAAGACAGCCCCTGCCCTTCCACAAAAGGAGCTGCACGCGCTTTTGGCTCATGATTGGCCAGGAAATGTTCGAGAATTACGTAATACTGCAGAGCGTTTTGTGCTTTTAGGAAAGCTTTCTCACTTATCAGACAGCGCCACTGAAACTACTCAAGAACTGTCTTTGGCAGAATTGGTATCTGACTTTGAAAAAAACACGTTGAAGCAGGCACTTATTGAATGCAATGGCAGTATAAAAGAGACCATGGAGAGGCTGCAATTACCGAGGAAAACCCTCTACGATAAGATGCAAAAACACCAGCTCACGAAAGAATCTTATAAGGTAGAACCAAACTAA
- a CDS encoding TRAP transporter small permease, producing MEKPQMEQPNSSESALETSLFSKVGRVTDVIEESLIAFFLGAMTLLTFANVVFRYAFNDNILWALELTVFMFAWMVLVGASYGVKKHFHIGVDVIINLAPEKLRKVYALIAVTSCLAFSILLLIGSWNYWYPFATDRAWYETDDIPMPEMLQFLADWLNEGERYEKLPRFIPYMALPIGMAMLTFRFAQVAYQVVTGKLDRMIAGHEAEEELDALKADVLAGSDEDATAVLNSTLQNKANASSTKSNGKED from the coding sequence ATGGAAAAGCCTCAAATGGAACAACCAAATTCTAGCGAATCAGCACTGGAAACCTCTCTTTTTTCCAAAGTCGGAAGAGTTACGGATGTGATTGAAGAGTCATTAATCGCATTTTTTCTTGGCGCAATGACGCTACTTACTTTTGCCAACGTGGTATTTCGATACGCATTCAATGACAACATCTTATGGGCTCTGGAACTGACTGTGTTCATGTTTGCTTGGATGGTGTTAGTGGGCGCATCTTATGGTGTTAAAAAACACTTCCACATTGGTGTTGATGTGATCATCAACCTTGCCCCAGAAAAGCTACGCAAAGTGTATGCGCTAATCGCTGTGACAAGCTGCCTAGCATTTTCAATCTTACTTCTTATCGGTTCTTGGAATTATTGGTACCCATTCGCGACCGATCGCGCATGGTACGAGACCGACGATATTCCAATGCCAGAGATGCTTCAGTTTCTTGCTGACTGGCTGAATGAAGGCGAGCGATACGAGAAACTGCCACGTTTTATTCCTTATATGGCGCTGCCGATTGGTATGGCAATGCTGACGTTCCGTTTTGCTCAAGTTGCTTACCAAGTCGTCACAGGCAAGCTTGACCGCATGATTGCAGGACATGAAGCCGAAGAAGAGCTGGATGCGTTGAAAGCGGACGTGCTAGCGGGCTCTGACGAAGATGCGACAGCGGTATTGAATTCGACTCTGCAGAACAAAGCGAATGCGTCGAGTACAAAATCTAACGGTAAGGAAGACTAA
- a CDS encoding TRAP transporter substrate-binding protein: MFKPLTLLSVSALALTSFNAAANCDPSEIVIKFSHVTNTDKHPKGIAASLLEERVNTEMNGKACMQVFPNSTLYDDNKVLEALLNGDVQMAAPSLSKFEKFTKKYRIFDLPFLFEDVEAVDRFQNSESGEKLKNAMKRRGLQGLAFWHNGMKQMSANKPLISPEDAKGLKFRVQASDVLVAQFEQLGANPQKMSFKEVYGGLQTKVIDGQENTWSNIYGKKFFEVQDGVTETNHGILDYLVVTSNDFWKDLPEDVRTQLGTIVQEVSETRNAESSKVNLANKNNIIEAGGEVRTLTPEQREAWVAALQPVWKKFEKDIGSDLIDAALASNQ, from the coding sequence ATGTTTAAGCCTCTTACCCTGCTGTCTGTATCTGCTCTGGCGCTCACAAGTTTTAATGCTGCTGCAAACTGTGACCCTAGTGAAATAGTGATTAAATTCAGTCACGTAACCAATACCGATAAGCACCCGAAAGGCATCGCCGCTTCTTTACTGGAAGAGCGAGTAAACACGGAGATGAATGGCAAAGCTTGTATGCAAGTCTTCCCTAACTCAACACTTTACGATGATAATAAGGTACTGGAAGCCCTGTTAAATGGTGATGTTCAAATGGCGGCGCCATCGCTGTCTAAATTTGAGAAATTCACTAAGAAATACCGCATTTTTGACCTTCCTTTCCTATTTGAAGACGTAGAAGCCGTTGACCGTTTCCAAAACTCAGAATCTGGTGAAAAGCTGAAGAACGCGATGAAGCGTCGTGGCCTGCAAGGTCTTGCGTTTTGGCACAATGGCATGAAACAGATGTCGGCGAACAAACCTCTTATCAGCCCTGAAGATGCAAAAGGTTTGAAATTCCGTGTTCAAGCATCGGATGTATTGGTGGCTCAGTTTGAACAACTAGGCGCTAACCCACAGAAGATGTCTTTCAAAGAAGTGTACGGTGGCCTGCAAACCAAGGTTATCGATGGCCAAGAGAACACATGGTCAAACATCTACGGTAAGAAGTTCTTTGAAGTACAAGACGGCGTGACTGAAACCAATCACGGTATCTTGGATTACCTAGTTGTAACGTCAAACGACTTCTGGAAAGACCTACCTGAAGATGTACGCACACAGCTTGGCACTATCGTTCAAGAAGTGTCTGAGACGCGTAATGCAGAATCTTCAAAAGTTAACCTAGCGAACAAAAACAACATCATCGAAGCGGGTGGTGAGGTTCGTACACTTACGCCTGAACAGCGTGAAGCATGGGTAGCTGCACTTCAACCAGTATGGAAGAAGTTTGAAAAAGACATCGGTTCAGACCTTATCGATGCAGCGTTAGCTTCAAACCAATAA
- a CDS encoding thioesterase family protein, protein MSQIYHHPVQIYYEDTDHSGVVYHPNFLKYFERAREHVLGSDKLAELWNEHGLGFAVYKANMTFQDGVEFAEICDIRTSFELDGKYKTLWRQEVWRKDATKPAVIGDIEMVCLDKDKQLQPVPAEVLKAMLG, encoded by the coding sequence ATGAGTCAGATCTACCATCACCCAGTACAAATTTACTATGAAGATACCGATCACTCTGGTGTGGTTTATCACCCTAACTTTCTTAAATACTTCGAGCGGGCACGCGAACATGTCTTGGGCAGCGATAAACTGGCGGAATTGTGGAATGAGCATGGACTAGGTTTTGCAGTCTATAAAGCCAACATGACTTTTCAAGATGGGGTTGAGTTCGCTGAGATCTGCGACATCCGAACCTCTTTTGAACTCGATGGCAAATACAAAACCTTATGGCGACAAGAGGTATGGCGTAAAGATGCGACCAAACCCGCCGTGATTGGTGATATCGAGATGGTTTGCCTAGATAAAGACAAACAACTGCAGCCTGTACCCGCTGAAGTATTAAAAGCGATGCTTGGATAA
- a CDS encoding sensor histidine kinase codes for MFQAFRIPILLMVTYSLLMVFGGHWVWSTSHESLLNDHQSKLDRFSVHISSQLDKFAHIPELLSKDKELVDALHSPSNSAQIELTNRYLEHVNSVIQASDTYLLDSIGTTIAASNWNQPRSFIRRNFAFRPYFQEAIIGNENQYFALGSTSGKRGYYYSYPVSYAAEIIGVIVVKMDLSLIEASWKGKQSFFVADDKDQIVFMSSNPEWLFKSLQPLSETQHTRIQESRQYLDTKIESLHFSGDLDNVTSRIESPHKLVQEQFFSSSRFLAEPKLTIRVFSPTHLVWWDLVAYLVVLSLIFAIIYLTMQLNHHRQQRRAQIDRLQSEAKQKLEFQVLERTSELHVEIKHRIETEHVLRQTQDELIQAAKLAVLGQMSASISHELNNPLAAIRSYADNGRLFLAKEKTDRVDDNLSRISALTDRMAKISHQLRSFAKKSTAEELHTLQILPVLHSSKELMKPQLKSERVKVNELPETFDACVLANAIQLEQVIINLLTNAIQAMEQQDDKQLAILLEIRESDHQQANTLLIHVDDNGPGFTSPSNGNFFEPFHTTKKNGLGLGLSISQQIISGINGKLVTGSSPQGGARFSIELPLVGHEQQAKTQQ; via the coding sequence ATGTTTCAAGCTTTTAGAATCCCAATACTGTTAATGGTCACATACAGTTTACTGATGGTGTTTGGCGGTCATTGGGTGTGGAGCACGAGCCATGAAAGTTTGTTAAATGATCATCAATCTAAGCTAGACCGCTTTTCTGTTCATATTTCAAGCCAATTGGATAAGTTCGCGCACATTCCCGAGCTGCTTTCAAAAGACAAAGAGCTGGTCGATGCCCTGCACTCTCCAAGTAACTCTGCGCAAATCGAACTCACTAATCGTTATCTAGAGCACGTAAACTCGGTGATTCAAGCATCCGACACCTACCTACTAGACAGTATCGGCACCACCATTGCAGCCAGTAACTGGAATCAACCGCGTTCTTTTATTCGTCGTAATTTTGCTTTCCGTCCTTACTTCCAAGAAGCGATTATTGGTAATGAAAATCAATATTTTGCGCTAGGTTCAACCTCAGGAAAGCGAGGCTATTATTATTCTTACCCTGTCTCCTATGCCGCCGAGATTATTGGCGTCATTGTCGTAAAGATGGATTTATCGCTGATTGAAGCAAGTTGGAAAGGCAAACAGAGTTTTTTTGTTGCTGACGATAAAGACCAGATCGTATTTATGTCGAGTAACCCTGAATGGCTGTTCAAAAGCCTTCAGCCGCTAAGCGAAACACAACACACTCGAATTCAAGAAAGCAGGCAGTACCTCGATACAAAAATAGAAAGCCTGCACTTCTCTGGTGATTTAGACAATGTCACCAGTCGTATTGAGTCGCCACACAAACTCGTCCAAGAGCAGTTCTTTAGCTCTTCTCGCTTCCTAGCCGAGCCAAAACTCACCATACGGGTATTTTCTCCGACCCACTTAGTTTGGTGGGACTTGGTTGCTTACCTTGTGGTTTTGAGCCTAATCTTTGCGATTATTTATCTAACAATGCAGCTCAACCACCATCGACAACAAAGACGAGCACAGATAGACAGGCTGCAATCCGAAGCCAAGCAAAAACTCGAATTTCAAGTGCTTGAACGTACATCAGAGTTGCATGTTGAGATCAAACACCGTATCGAAACCGAGCATGTTCTGAGGCAAACCCAAGACGAGCTCATCCAAGCCGCCAAACTGGCAGTGCTAGGGCAGATGTCAGCGAGCATCAGTCACGAACTGAATAACCCGCTTGCCGCGATTCGCAGTTATGCCGACAACGGCCGACTGTTTCTTGCCAAAGAAAAAACCGATCGTGTCGATGACAATCTATCGCGAATCTCAGCACTCACTGATCGTATGGCGAAAATCAGCCACCAGCTTCGCTCCTTCGCCAAGAAATCCACCGCAGAAGAGCTACACACATTACAAATACTCCCAGTTTTACATTCATCGAAAGAGTTGATGAAGCCACAACTTAAGAGTGAACGAGTTAAGGTCAACGAGCTCCCTGAAACCTTTGATGCTTGCGTGCTCGCCAACGCCATTCAACTGGAACAGGTGATCATTAACCTGCTGACCAACGCGATTCAGGCGATGGAACAACAAGACGACAAACAATTAGCTATTCTGTTAGAGATTAGAGAGTCCGACCATCAACAAGCCAATACCTTGCTGATTCATGTCGATGATAACGGCCCCGGCTTCACCTCCCCTTCGAACGGAAACTTTTTTGAACCCTTTCATACCACCAAGAAAAACGGACTTGGACTTGGACTATCGATTTCTCAACAAATAATCAGCGGAATAAATGGCAAGCTCGTTACCGGTAGTAGCCCTCAAGGCGGGGCTCGATTCAGCATAGAGTTGCCCCTTGTTGGACATGAACAGCAAGCAAAAACTCAGCAATAA
- a CDS encoding TRAP transporter large permease: MAMLFLFLMVIAFMLVGVPIAISLGLSSVIFLLMHSDASLASVAQTLFNAFAGHYTLLAIPFFILASSFMSTGGVAKRIIRFAIAMVGWFRGGLAMASVVACMMFAALSGSSPATVVAIGSIVIAGMIKNGYSKEFAAGVICNAGTLGILIPPSIVMVVYAAATDVSVGRMFLGGVIPGLLAGVMLMIAIYIAARIKKIPAQPFVGWGEMFAAAKDASWGLLLIVIILGGIYGGIFTPTEAAAVAAVYAFFIANFIYKDMGPFADKNNTKPALVKVFQTFFHKDTKDTLYDAGKLTIMLLFIIANALILKHVLTEERIPQMITESMLSAGLGPITFLIVVNVLLLIGGQFMEPSGLLIIVAPLVFPIAIALGIDPIHLGIMMVVNMEIGMITPPVGLNLFVTAGVAKMSMMNVVKAALPWVGVMFLFLIIVTYVPWVSTWLPTTLMGPEIITK, translated from the coding sequence ATGGCAATGTTATTTCTATTTTTAATGGTAATTGCTTTCATGTTGGTCGGTGTACCAATTGCAATTTCCCTCGGTTTATCGAGCGTAATATTCTTATTGATGCATTCAGATGCGTCATTAGCTTCAGTCGCACAAACGCTGTTTAATGCATTTGCAGGTCACTACACACTCTTAGCGATTCCTTTCTTTATCTTGGCCTCTAGCTTCATGTCTACTGGTGGCGTGGCGAAACGTATTATCCGCTTTGCTATCGCGATGGTGGGTTGGTTCCGCGGCGGCTTGGCGATGGCGTCGGTTGTGGCATGTATGATGTTCGCAGCCCTTTCTGGTTCATCTCCTGCAACGGTAGTGGCGATCGGTAGTATCGTTATCGCAGGTATGATCAAAAACGGTTACTCAAAAGAGTTCGCGGCAGGGGTTATCTGTAACGCGGGTACCTTGGGGATCTTGATTCCACCGTCAATCGTGATGGTGGTATACGCAGCGGCGACCGATGTATCGGTAGGTCGTATGTTCTTAGGTGGCGTGATTCCTGGTCTGCTGGCGGGTGTGATGCTGATGATTGCTATCTACATTGCAGCTCGTATTAAGAAGATTCCGGCGCAGCCATTTGTGGGCTGGGGCGAGATGTTCGCAGCCGCGAAAGATGCGAGCTGGGGCTTGTTGCTGATTGTTATCATTTTAGGTGGTATCTACGGTGGTATCTTTACTCCGACAGAAGCGGCGGCAGTGGCAGCGGTGTACGCGTTCTTCATTGCCAACTTTATCTACAAAGATATGGGCCCGTTTGCGGACAAGAACAATACAAAGCCTGCTTTGGTGAAAGTGTTCCAAACGTTTTTCCATAAAGACACCAAAGACACGCTCTATGATGCGGGTAAGCTGACCATCATGTTGCTGTTTATCATTGCCAATGCTCTGATTCTTAAGCATGTACTGACAGAAGAACGTATTCCTCAGATGATCACTGAGTCTATGCTATCTGCGGGCTTAGGTCCGATCACCTTCTTGATTGTGGTAAACGTTTTACTCTTGATTGGTGGTCAGTTCATGGAGCCATCAGGCTTGCTGATCATCGTTGCACCATTGGTATTCCCAATCGCTATTGCGCTCGGTATCGACCCAATTCACCTTGGTATCATGATGGTGGTGAACATGGAGATAGGGATGATAACGCCGCCTGTCGGGCTCAACTTGTTTGTGACCGCAGGGGTCGCGAAGATGTCGATGATGAACGTAGTAAAAGCCGCACTGCCATGGGTTGGCGTGATGTTCTTATTCTTGATTATCGTAACTTACGTGCCTTGGGTATCAACATGGTTGCCGACCACATTGATGGGACCGGAAATCATAACCAAGTAG
- the tig gene encoding trigger factor, which produces MQVTVETLEGLERRLNITVPAANIEDAVTAELRNIAKNRRFDGFRKGKVPMKMVAKMYGKAVRQDVMGEVMQRHFIEAIVKEKINPAGAPTFAPVENNEGADLVFNATFEVYPEVELKGLENITVEKPAVEVKEADVEEMIETLRKQQATWTEVEAAADAGSRATIDFVGSIDGEEFEGGKAENFPLEMGAGRMIPGFEDGIVGKTAGMEFEIDVNFPEDYHAENLKGKAAKFSIKLNKVEARELPELNEEFVSKFGAADGVEGLKAEVRKNMERELKQAVKNRIKEQAIDGLVNENNIDVPSALIDQEIGVLRQQAAQRFGGNTEAADQLPRELFEEQAKRRVVVGLLLGEVIKTEELKADDEKVKAIIEEMATAYEDPTEVIAYYEQNEQMMNNMRNVALEEQAIDAIIAKAQVSDKEVSFNELMNQQPA; this is translated from the coding sequence ATGCAAGTTACTGTTGAAACGCTAGAAGGCCTAGAGCGCCGTCTTAATATTACTGTTCCTGCTGCTAACATCGAAGATGCAGTTACAGCTGAACTACGCAACATCGCGAAAAACCGTCGTTTCGATGGTTTCCGTAAAGGCAAAGTGCCAATGAAGATGGTTGCTAAAATGTACGGCAAAGCAGTACGTCAAGACGTGATGGGCGAAGTAATGCAACGTCACTTCATCGAAGCGATCGTTAAAGAGAAAATCAACCCAGCTGGCGCACCTACTTTCGCACCAGTTGAAAACAACGAAGGCGCTGACCTAGTATTCAACGCAACTTTTGAAGTTTACCCAGAAGTTGAGCTGAAAGGTCTAGAAAACATCACTGTTGAGAAACCAGCAGTAGAAGTTAAAGAAGCTGACGTTGAAGAGATGATCGAAACTCTACGTAAGCAACAAGCAACTTGGACTGAAGTTGAAGCTGCTGCTGACGCTGGTTCTCGTGCAACTATCGACTTCGTTGGTTCTATCGACGGTGAAGAGTTTGAAGGCGGCAAAGCTGAGAACTTCCCACTAGAGATGGGCGCTGGTCGCATGATCCCTGGCTTCGAAGACGGTATCGTTGGTAAAACAGCAGGTATGGAATTCGAAATCGACGTAAACTTCCCAGAAGATTACCACGCTGAAAACCTAAAAGGTAAAGCAGCTAAGTTCTCTATCAAGCTGAACAAAGTTGAAGCTCGTGAACTTCCAGAACTAAACGAAGAATTCGTTTCTAAGTTCGGCGCTGCTGACGGCGTTGAAGGTCTTAAAGCTGAAGTTCGTAAGAACATGGAGCGTGAGCTTAAGCAAGCTGTTAAGAACCGCATCAAAGAGCAAGCTATCGACGGTCTAGTTAACGAAAACAACATCGACGTACCTTCTGCTCTTATCGATCAAGAAATCGGTGTTCTACGTCAACAAGCTGCTCAACGTTTCGGTGGCAACACTGAAGCTGCTGACCAACTTCCACGTGAGCTGTTCGAAGAGCAAGCTAAACGTCGCGTAGTTGTAGGTCTTCTTCTTGGTGAAGTAATCAAGACTGAAGAGCTAAAAGCTGACGACGAGAAAGTTAAAGCTATCATCGAAGAGATGGCTACAGCATACGAAGATCCAACAGAAGTTATTGCTTACTACGAGCAAAACGAGCAAATGATGAACAACATGCGCAATGTTGCTCTAGAAGAGCAAGCTATTGATGCAATCATCGCTAAAGCTCAAGTTTCTGATAAAGAAGTTAGCTTCAACGAGCTAATGAATCAGCAACCTGCTTAA